From Cronobacter turicensis z3032, the proteins below share one genomic window:
- the thiD gene encoding Phosphomethylpyrimidine kinase produces MGPAVSPARCWIVCTRRRSEVLMKRINALAIAGTDPSGGAGIQADLKTFSALGAYGTSVITALVAQNTRGVQSVYRVEPSFVAAQLDSVLSDVRIDTTKIGMLAETDVVEAVAERLARYQVRNIVLDTVMLAKSGDPLLSPSAVRTLRERLLPQVAIITPNLPEAAALLETTHARSEAEMRQQGEALLALGCGAVLMKGGHLDDAESPDWLFTPDGATRFTAPRVITKNTHGTGCTLSSALAALRPQHSDWVETVTAAKAWLTKALQQADSLEVGEGIGPVHHFHAWW; encoded by the coding sequence GGCCCGGCAGTTTCGCCAGCGCGTTGCTGGATAGTCTGCACGCGCAGGCGTTCGGAGGTGCTCATGAAACGCATTAACGCGCTCGCCATCGCCGGTACCGATCCGAGCGGCGGCGCAGGCATTCAGGCCGATCTCAAAACCTTCTCGGCGCTCGGCGCTTACGGAACGTCAGTGATCACGGCCCTGGTGGCGCAGAATACGCGGGGCGTGCAGTCGGTGTATCGGGTTGAGCCGTCGTTCGTCGCCGCACAGCTTGACTCGGTATTAAGCGATGTGCGCATCGACACCACCAAAATCGGCATGCTGGCGGAAACCGATGTGGTGGAGGCCGTGGCGGAGCGGCTCGCACGCTACCAGGTGCGCAATATCGTGCTGGATACGGTCATGCTCGCGAAAAGCGGCGATCCGCTGCTAAGCCCGTCGGCCGTGCGCACGCTGCGCGAACGGTTATTGCCGCAGGTGGCGATCATCACGCCGAATTTGCCGGAGGCGGCGGCGCTGCTGGAAACCACACATGCCCGCAGCGAAGCGGAGATGCGCCAGCAGGGCGAGGCGTTGCTGGCGCTCGGCTGCGGGGCGGTGCTGATGAAAGGCGGGCATCTGGACGACGCCGAAAGCCCGGACTGGCTCTTTACGCCCGACGGCGCGACGCGCTTCACGGCGCCACGTGTCATCACCAAAAACACCCACGGCACCGGCTGCACACTCTCCAGCGCGCTTGCGGCGCTGCGTCCGCAGCATTCTGACTGGGTTGAGACGGTGACGGCGGCGAAAGCATGGCTCACTAAAGCGCTGCAACAGGCGGATAGCCTGGAGGTGGGAGAGGGGATTGGGCCCGTCCATCATTTTCATGCGTGGTGGTGA